One Alligator mississippiensis isolate rAllMis1 chromosome 1, rAllMis1, whole genome shotgun sequence genomic window carries:
- the LOC132247666 gene encoding syncytin-A-like codes for MAPISLYITLRYLSITQGGWEKNLYLQISHAVAQAGNKSDCWICSHSPAHLHQGIPMIGVPISLQQWGTINGGFVRHYSLAAHRSAPKEWRAAPANWIISPRVEAPFCYRSNNTGAYNKATPVGHYPHCLTTLDYSPSSTSGILLGNVPSLNCTGFMVYNFSKEPHVALIANRSEFYIHSNFTSCNISRSSRIIAERGPSYTMHINRKCRIGHNNCRDLSTLSAPGLYWLCGNRAHKILPWNWVGACTLGRVIPGFEMHSAIYLEQVKNFNHHMKRAVNPLATRNTGFHRFVRTFIPWLRVRELELAIINISATMEAMGNATADAIQALQKEISQISQVTIQHRIALDYLLVSQGGVCALVNSTCCVYVNQDMRIETDIRKIRNQLRVLHQVASENTDWGLEEMWSWLTSWLPDFGALGKKILYGILFVLIVLIMFYVLMQLILCCVKASRGSFSKARKPTAESRIMVLQKCEQIERKHERLHDEIEGLMRMEI; via the coding sequence atggcaccgatatccttatatatcacacttaggtatctcagtatcacccaaggggggtgggagaaaaatttgtatttgcagatctcccatgcggtggctcaagctggaaataaaagtgactgctggatatgctctcacagcccagcacacctacaccaaggaatcccaatgatcggagtaccaatatccctccagcaatggggaacaataaacggcggcttcgttagacactactcgttagctgcccatcggtccgctcctaaagaatggagggccgcccctgctaactggataatctccccaagagtagaggcgcctttctgttacagatccaacaacaccggagcttataataaagccacacctgtaggacactaccctcattgcctaactactctagattatagccctagtagcaccagtggaatcctgttgggtaacgtaccctctctcaattgtacaggattcatggtctacaacttttctaaggaacctcatgttgctctcattgcaaacagatcagaattttacattcactccaattttacttcttgtaatatatctcggtccagcagaataatagctgaacgtggaccgtcctatacgatgcatatcaatcgaaagtgccggatagggcacaacaactgtcgagatttgagtaccctttctgccccaggcctttactggctctgcggaaacagggctcataaaatcttgccctggaattgggtgggggcatgcactcttggacgtgttatccctggtttcgaaatgcatagtgcaatatatctggaacaagtaaaaaatttcaaccatcacatgaaaagggcggttaaccccttagctaccagaaacacagggttccatcgatttgtgagaaccttcataccgtggcttagagtaagagaattggaactagccataattaacatttcagccacaatggaagctatgggaaatgccactgcggatgcaattcaggctctgcaaaaagagatctcccagatctcacaagtaactatacaacaccgcatagccctagattacctattggtatcccagggaggagtatgtgccttagtaaactccacctgttgtgtctatgtcaatcaggacatgcgaatcgaaactgacattcgcaaaatccgaaatcagttaagggtcctacatcaagtggcctcagaaaatactgactggggtctagaagaaatgtggtcttggctaacctcctggctcccagatttcggggcccttggcaagaaaatcctgtatggaatattgtttgtcttgatagttctgataatgttctatgtcttaatgcaactgatcctctgctgcgtgaaagccagcaggggaagctttagcaaggcaagaaaacccacagcagagtctagaataatggtgttacaaaagtgtgagcagattgaaagaaaacatgaaaggctgcatgatgaaatagaggggctcatgagaatggaaatttaa